In the Cellvibrio sp. KY-GH-1 genome, GGCACCAACTATCAGAACAACCTTATTCTGGCGCTCGCTTATCTGATGATGAGTATTTTCGTGGTGGCAATTCTTCACGCCTTTGCCAACCTCGCGGGTATTCGTGTCACGTTTATCGGCGCCAAACCGGCCTTCGCCGGCGAACCCACCTGCTTCGAACTTGAGTTAACAACCACCCACAAACAAGGCTGTGATCACCTGGAGTTGCGTTGGCCGGGCGGCGACACGCGCGTTGTCACACTCAATGCCAACGAACCTACGCGCATCACCCTGTACGCAAACAGCTCGGAACGCGGGTACTTGTGGCCAGGCCGGCTACTGCTGCAAAGCACATTTCCCCTGGGAATTATTCGTTGCTGGAGCTGGTTAAACTTGGATGCGCAGGCACTGATCTATCCCGCCCCGGTAGCCTGTGAAGAACCCCAACACCAAGCTACCGATGGCAATGAGGAAGGTGGCAACCCCCAGTCGGGTGGCGATGACTTCTCCGGATTGCGAACTTACCAGGCGGGTGATCCCATCAAACACATCGCCTGGAAACAATATGCGCAGGAAAAGGGACTATTTACTAAAGAATACGAAGCCTATTTTTCCGCTGAAAAGTGGCTGGATTGGCAGAGCCTGAACCAGCCGCAGGAGCTGCGCCTCGCCGGACTCTGTTTCTGGGCATTGCACTATGAGCTTCGGCAAATTCCTTATGGGCTCGCCATGCCAGACACACAATTGGCCCCTGCACTGGGTGATCATCACTTGAATGCTGTGCTTAAAGTTCTGGCCGAGTTTAATTTGCCACGCGCAGGGAATCAGCAACAATGATTGCACGTATATGGCAACGCGGATCAAAGGTTCCCGCAACCAGGACTGAGTACTTGGTACGCGATAAGCTCGTCTGGTTACTCATTATGCAGGCCGTATTAATTCTGCCGCTAATATTCAATCTCCCAGTGTGGTTATCCTTGGTGTGGGCCTTTGCGGCATGCTGGCGTGTTCAAATGTTTCGTGCCCGCTGGGGGGCGCCCGGCAAACTGACCAAAACCTTACTCACCTGCGCCTGCGCGCTGGGGATGTACGCTAGCTACGCGGGCCAATCAGGCACAGAAACCATGATTGGTCTGCTGGTTTGTGCGTTTTCACTAAAACTGATAGAGGTTAACTCCATCCGCGATGCACAATTATTGATCCTGATCGGTTTTATTATTTGCAGTACACAATTGCTATTTAGCCAATCGCCTCAAATGGCAGCTTACTGCTTGATTAGCGTGGCGCAACTCCTTGCAAGTTGGCGTTCACTCTACCTCACACGAGCCCAGACCACCGGAGCTCGCTTAAAGCGAGGCAGCGCAATCCTGCTCCATGCGTTACCCATCATGTTGGTGCTATTTGTGGTTATCCCTCGCCTCGGGCCTCTCTGGGCAACCCCCAATCAACAGGCCGCTAAAACCGGTTTTAGCGATAGTCTGGCCCCAGGCGACCTGGGCAATCTGGCACTCAACCCGGCACCGGCATTCAGAGTTAGCTTCAACGACAAGGTGCCAAGCGTCTGCCAACTTTATTGGCGCGGCCTGGTATTGGACAACTTTGATGGGCGTAGCTGGCGGATGCGCGATCCCTGGGGAGGAAGAACCATTGATTCTAATGAGATCAAGCGCGACTTGATAACTTACAACATTATTGTTGAGCCCCACGGTCAACCCTGGCTCTTTAGTCTGATGACTCCACAACAGGCCCAAACCCCATCAAGCACCGTACGCATTACAACGGATTCGCTGCTGATGAATCGCATCCCTGTCGCCCAACGCATGAGCTATGAGGTGACCTCGGCCCTACAGATTGAGTGGCCAGAGATGCCGCAATTATCAAAACCTCAGCGCGACAACTTCACTCGTCTGCCGAAAGGGAGCAACCCTCAAACTCGAGAAATGGCGCAGAACTGGCAACGTCAGCAATTAAGCGATCAACAAATTGTCGAGCGTGCACTGGCGTTGTTTAATCGGGAATTCAGTTACACCTTGCAACCTCCCACGCTTGGCCAGCACTCGGTTGACGAATTTTTGTTCCAGACGAAACGAGGCTTTTGTGAACATTTTGCCAGCAGCTTTAGTTTTTTGTTGCGCGCGGCCGGAATACCCGCGCGCGTAGTAGTAGGTTATCAGGGAGGTAAATGGAACCCCTTAGAAAATTACTTGCTGGTACGCCAATCAGACGCTCATGCGTGGACAGAAGTGTGGATTGAAGGAAAAGGCTGGCAAATGATTGATCCAACTGCGGCGGTCGCCCCCAACCGAATTGAACAGGGAATTAACGAAGCGCTTAGCGAGTCAGACCTAAAGCTGGTCAGCAGTGCGTGGGAAAACTCACCCCTATTCTTACAGTTACAAATTCGCTGGGATGCCGCAACCTACGTCTGGCAACGCTGGGT is a window encoding:
- a CDS encoding DUF58 domain-containing protein, translated to MNNPRSAWRIAWETRFYRWVDTRTPRARSITLNRKNLYTFPNLTGLMFLLVTLIIWMLGTNYQNNLILALAYLMMSIFVVAILHAFANLAGIRVTFIGAKPAFAGEPTCFELELTTTHKQGCDHLELRWPGGDTRVVTLNANEPTRITLYANSSERGYLWPGRLLLQSTFPLGIIRCWSWLNLDAQALIYPAPVACEEPQHQATDGNEEGGNPQSGGDDFSGLRTYQAGDPIKHIAWKQYAQEKGLFTKEYEAYFSAEKWLDWQSLNQPQELRLAGLCFWALHYELRQIPYGLAMPDTQLAPALGDHHLNAVLKVLAEFNLPRAGNQQQ
- a CDS encoding DUF3488 and transglutaminase-like domain-containing protein — translated: MIARIWQRGSKVPATRTEYLVRDKLVWLLIMQAVLILPLIFNLPVWLSLVWAFAACWRVQMFRARWGAPGKLTKTLLTCACALGMYASYAGQSGTETMIGLLVCAFSLKLIEVNSIRDAQLLILIGFIICSTQLLFSQSPQMAAYCLISVAQLLASWRSLYLTRAQTTGARLKRGSAILLHALPIMLVLFVVIPRLGPLWATPNQQAAKTGFSDSLAPGDLGNLALNPAPAFRVSFNDKVPSVCQLYWRGLVLDNFDGRSWRMRDPWGGRTIDSNEIKRDLITYNIIVEPHGQPWLFSLMTPQQAQTPSSTVRITTDSLLMNRIPVAQRMSYEVTSALQIEWPEMPQLSKPQRDNFTRLPKGSNPQTREMAQNWQRQQLSDQQIVERALALFNREFSYTLQPPTLGQHSVDEFLFQTKRGFCEHFASSFSFLLRAAGIPARVVVGYQGGKWNPLENYLLVRQSDAHAWTEVWIEGKGWQMIDPTAAVAPNRIEQGINEALSESDLKLVSSAWENSPLFLQLQIRWDAATYVWQRWVLNYDTETQDGLLSRLLGGTEPWRLTLGLIALGLVGAALFAWLLLRNQLIHVVRPEVRAIQKLEQKLAQSGHRRPPGETLGNFIQRLLSTHPEYRQALEVIHQLFVKIAYEPPLATQVHHTDKPHPDELKQLERAIKNFPKV